A window of Hevea brasiliensis isolate MT/VB/25A 57/8 chromosome 14, ASM3005281v1, whole genome shotgun sequence contains these coding sequences:
- the LOC131172941 gene encoding uncharacterized protein LOC131172941: MRNHATPLSNLNKAYWAIQTLNFDFKATGEKRLLQLNEFDEIRQDAYENAKIFKDKTKRWHDRRIVRKEIKEEDLVLLFNSRLKLFLGKLKSRWSEPFKVMQVFPHGAVEIWSETLGAFKVNGQRLKPYFQGELIEKGANCAFDDLLGRPYPDSQFYKSKEPKAKEERRRQTT; the protein is encoded by the exons atgagaaatcatgCCACCCCCCTGTCAAACTTGAACAAagcctactgggcaattcagaccCTAAATTTTGACTTCAAAGCTACTGGTGAAAAAAGACTCCTACAGCTCAATGAGTTTGATGAAATAAGGCAGGATGCGTATGAGAATGCTAAAATCTTCAAGgacaaaaccaaaagatggcacgaTAGACGCAtagtaagaaaagaaataaaagaagaagaCCTTGTCCTGCTTTTCAACTCTAGGTTAAAACTTTTTCTAGGGAAGCTAAAGTCAAGATGGTCTGAGCCCTTTAAGGTTATGCAAGTCTTCCCGCATGGAGCTGTAGAGATTTGGAGTGAAACCTTAGGTGCATTCAAAGTGAATGGACAAAGGCTAAAGCCATATTTTCAGGGAGAACTCATAGAGAAGGGAGCCAACTGCGCCTTCGATGACCTTCTAGGCAGACC GTACCCCGATTCACAATTCTACAAAAGCAAAGAACCAAAGGCAAAGGAGGAGAGGAGACGTCAAACTACATAA